A genomic window from Rhea pennata isolate bPtePen1 chromosome 12, bPtePen1.pri, whole genome shotgun sequence includes:
- the C12H3orf18 gene encoding uncharacterized protein C3orf18 homolog, translating into MSSSSPSVHDLYHSTTTTAKPNPGISLDVTVSETATISHETTSFNSTKIPDVSSGGPGMGTVLLSFGIITVIGLAVAMVLYIRKRKRLEKLRHQLMPMYNFDPTEEQDELEQELLEHGRDAASSQASQSKILLTSQGALQRPSRLVFTDVANAINA; encoded by the exons ATGAGTAGCAGCTCGCCCTCTGTACATGACTTGTATCacagcaccaccaccacagccaagCCAAACCCAGGGATATCACTGGATGTGACTGTATCAGAAACAGCTACCATAAGCCATGAAACTACCAGTTTCAACAGCACCAAAATCCCAGATGTGTCCAGCGGTGGACCTGGCATGGGCACAGTGCTGCTGTCCTTTGGAATCATTACTGTGATTGGGTTGGCTGTAGCTATG gtTCTGTATatcagaaagaggaagag GTTAGAGAAGCTGCGCCACCAGCTCATGCCTATGTACAACTTCGATCCCACCGAGGAGCAGGATGAACTGGAGCAGGAGCTTCTAGAACATGGGCGAGATGCAGCATCTTCCCAGGCATCCCAGAGCAAG ATTCTGCTGACGAGTCAAGGAGCTCTCCAGAGACCCAGTCGCCTTGTGTTCACAGACGTTGCCAATGCCATCAATGCATGA